One Frankia alni ACN14a DNA window includes the following coding sequences:
- a CDS encoding NUDIX hydrolase, translated as MNDRVISVLRDYLVAYPTEAEGLIPLLDLAATAAPVTARTTLPGHVTCGAIAVDTTFRVLQVRHRTLDRWLFPGGHVDDTDATLVAAALRELAEETGVLPSAVRPLRGLPVDIDVHAIPENPEKGEPEHTHYDFRFIFQILRSTGPGTVDLRLDEVTDHRWIPVSDLGGLTGARISAVLAG; from the coding sequence TTGAACGATCGGGTGATCTCCGTGCTTCGGGACTATCTGGTCGCGTACCCGACGGAGGCCGAGGGGCTGATCCCGCTGCTCGACCTGGCGGCCACCGCGGCGCCGGTCACCGCCCGCACCACCCTGCCAGGCCACGTGACCTGCGGAGCGATCGCCGTGGACACGACCTTTCGCGTCCTTCAGGTCCGCCACCGCACCCTCGACCGCTGGCTTTTCCCGGGCGGTCACGTCGACGACACCGACGCCACCCTCGTGGCCGCCGCCCTGCGGGAACTCGCCGAGGAGACCGGCGTTCTTCCCTCGGCGGTCCGGCCCCTGCGCGGTCTTCCGGTCGACATTGACGTCCACGCGATTCCCGAGAATCCGGAGAAGGGCGAGCCGGAACACACCCACTACGATTTCCGGTTCATTTTCCAGATCCTGCGGTCCACCGGTCCGGGCACGGTGGACCTGCGCCTCGACGAGGTCACCGATCACCGGTGGATCCCGGTGTCGGATCTGGGCGGGCTCACCGGGGCGAGAATCTCCGCCGTGCTTGCGGGCTGA
- a CDS encoding helix-turn-helix domain-containing protein, which yields MADTDPQPPGREVLDRVGPRLRALRRARRTTLAELSAATGISVSTLSRLESGGRRATLELLLPLARAHQVTLDELVDAPATGDPRIHPRPTVRDGVVFLPMTRRPGGPRAYKMVYPAHSPAGPPDQRVHEGYEWLYVLSGRLRLVLGEHDLLLGPGEAAEFDTRTPHWFGNPDPAPLELLSLFGPQGERMHVRARPTATGAAGGR from the coding sequence ATGGCCGACACCGACCCGCAACCACCGGGACGCGAGGTTCTCGACCGGGTGGGCCCGCGGCTGCGGGCCCTGCGCCGCGCCCGCCGGACGACCCTCGCCGAGTTGTCCGCCGCGACCGGGATCTCGGTGAGCACGCTGTCGCGGCTGGAGTCCGGCGGGCGGCGAGCGACCCTGGAGCTGCTGCTCCCACTCGCCCGGGCACACCAGGTGACCCTCGACGAACTGGTCGACGCGCCGGCGACCGGAGATCCCCGGATCCACCCGCGGCCGACCGTCCGCGACGGAGTCGTCTTCCTGCCGATGACGCGACGCCCGGGCGGCCCGCGCGCCTACAAGATGGTCTACCCGGCGCATTCCCCGGCGGGCCCGCCCGACCAGCGGGTGCACGAGGGTTACGAATGGCTGTACGTGCTGTCCGGGCGGCTGCGGCTGGTGCTCGGCGAGCACGACCTGCTCCTCGGGCCGGGCGAGGCGGCGGAGTTCGACACCCGCACACCGCACTGGTTCGGCAATCCGGACCCCGCCCCGCTCGAGCTGCTCAGCCTGTTCGGTCCCCAGGGCGAGCGGATGCACGTCCGAGCCCGGCCCACGGCGACCGGCGCCGCGGGTGGCCGCTGA
- a CDS encoding DUF3311 domain-containing protein, producing MTHARGTADPGGRPRRSHTPRRSGRPPAWTGGVVGRTVAAVVLAVQVVALLLVGTYARHGPRLWGFPFFYWYTLLWLLLGAAGMAGCTWLLGRTSGRETAGGRGDR from the coding sequence ATGACGCATGCCCGTGGCACCGCCGATCCCGGCGGTCGCCCCCGCCGATCCCACACCCCCCGCCGGTCGGGGCGGCCGCCCGCGTGGACGGGCGGGGTCGTCGGGCGGACCGTCGCCGCGGTCGTGCTCGCGGTGCAGGTCGTCGCCCTGCTGTTGGTCGGCACCTACGCGCGGCACGGGCCGCGGCTGTGGGGATTTCCGTTCTTCTACTGGTACACGCTGCTGTGGCTCCTGCTCGGTGCAGCCGGGATGGCCGGCTGCACCTGGCTGCTGGGCCGCACCAGCGGGCGGGAGACCGCCGGCGGCCGGGGGGACCGGTGA
- a CDS encoding DedA family protein, with protein sequence MFDQLVDAMSGAWWTYLLVWGICLLDAVLPVVPSETMVITGGVLASSGDLNLILIMVVGAVGAFAGDNLAYGLGRLFGERVARLVVRGPRGERTLDWARRTLDRRGVTLIIAARFVPGGRTATTLVAGTTHFDYRRFVPAAAVGAIGWSGYNALLGFVGGSTFTDAPWKGFILAFGLAGTVTVAIEGGRWLWSRRHPHDDRAAGDGGADERETDERETDEHGGNEHGGNEHGADDPRAGRARGKRARGGRAWAGDRDAVGQPASTAEILAPVSPPRSDTGIHR encoded by the coding sequence GTGTTCGACCAACTTGTGGACGCGATGTCCGGTGCCTGGTGGACCTACCTGCTGGTCTGGGGAATCTGCCTGCTTGACGCGGTCCTGCCGGTCGTCCCCAGCGAGACGATGGTCATCACCGGCGGGGTGCTCGCGAGCTCCGGCGACCTCAACCTCATCCTGATCATGGTTGTGGGGGCCGTCGGGGCGTTCGCGGGCGACAACCTCGCCTATGGCCTGGGGCGCCTGTTCGGTGAGCGCGTCGCCCGCCTGGTCGTCCGGGGACCGCGCGGGGAGCGAACGCTCGACTGGGCCCGGCGCACCCTCGACCGCCGCGGTGTCACCCTGATCATCGCCGCCAGGTTCGTGCCGGGCGGCCGGACCGCCACCACCTTGGTGGCGGGTACCACCCACTTCGACTACCGACGTTTCGTGCCGGCGGCCGCGGTCGGCGCCATCGGCTGGAGCGGCTACAACGCGTTGCTCGGCTTTGTGGGCGGTTCCACCTTCACCGACGCGCCGTGGAAGGGCTTCATCCTCGCGTTCGGGCTCGCGGGGACGGTCACCGTGGCGATCGAGGGCGGCCGGTGGCTGTGGTCGCGACGGCATCCCCACGATGACCGAGCAGCGGGCGACGGCGGGGCCGACGAGCGTGAGACCGACGAGCGTGAGACCGACGAGCACGGGGGAAACGAGCACGGGGGAAACGAGCACGGGGCCGACGACCCGCGGGCCGGGCGCGCGCGGGGAAAACGGGCGCGGGGCGGGCGTGCGTGGGCGGGCGACCGTGACGCGGTAGGTCAGCCCGCAAGCACGGCGGAGATTCTCGCCCCGGTGAGCCCGCCCAGATCCGACACCGGGATCCACCGGTGA
- a CDS encoding GOLPH3/VPS74 family protein, with amino-acid sequence MLLAEDLLLLALDPDRGTPVNSSRQPLGVALCGALVAELGLAGLVEEDGRRLAPIGARPAHPLLADVHATLGTVRGRRAADQLRRLDGAIGGVWSRTVDGLVDAGVLGRRRDRVLVVRITHHPVLRAEARDEVVKRLRAAAAGDGPLDPRTGTVLALSGPSRLLEVVAPQRADRRHAKARIAAATEQTPIAPIVRKVIQEAQQAAAAAATTAVVASTASS; translated from the coding sequence GTGCTGCTCGCCGAGGACCTGCTGCTGCTCGCGCTCGACCCGGACCGCGGGACTCCGGTGAACTCCTCCCGCCAGCCGCTGGGCGTGGCGCTGTGCGGCGCGCTCGTCGCCGAGCTGGGGCTCGCGGGGCTGGTCGAGGAGGACGGCCGGCGGCTCGCGCCGATCGGTGCCCGACCCGCGCACCCGTTGCTCGCCGACGTCCACGCGACGCTCGGCACGGTCCGCGGGCGGCGGGCGGCCGACCAGCTCCGCCGCCTGGACGGGGCGATCGGCGGGGTCTGGTCCCGCACCGTCGACGGGCTCGTCGACGCCGGGGTGCTCGGGCGCCGGCGCGACCGGGTCCTGGTCGTGCGGATCACGCATCATCCCGTCCTGCGCGCCGAGGCGCGTGACGAGGTCGTGAAGCGGCTGCGGGCAGCCGCGGCCGGCGACGGTCCGCTGGACCCGCGCACGGGCACCGTGCTCGCCCTGTCCGGGCCGTCTCGTCTGCTGGAGGTGGTCGCTCCGCAGCGCGCCGACCGTCGCCACGCCAAGGCTCGCATCGCGGCCGCAACGGAGCAGACACCGATCGCGCCGATCGTCCGGAAGGTCATCCAGGAGGCGCAGCAGGCGGCCGCCGCCGCCGCGACCACCGCGGTCGTCGCCAGCACGGCATCGAGCTGA
- a CDS encoding type II toxin-antitoxin system VapC family toxin — MRGGETAVIDCSALVRTLTDHGTGGVAVRRRLTGVESLLAPGLLDYEMISALFGMRRGGKLTEREMGKAVADYQLLPLVRHETLVLWRRVRELHHTLSAYDAQYVALAETLGLPLITSDARIARGGVATCTIEVYA, encoded by the coding sequence TTGAGGGGCGGCGAGACGGCGGTCATCGACTGTTCGGCGTTGGTGCGAACGCTGACAGATCACGGCACGGGCGGCGTTGCCGTGCGCCGTCGGCTCACCGGTGTCGAGTCGCTTCTGGCACCCGGCCTGCTCGACTACGAGATGATTTCAGCACTGTTCGGGATGCGCCGGGGAGGCAAGCTGACCGAGCGGGAGATGGGGAAGGCGGTCGCCGACTATCAGCTTCTGCCGCTGGTGCGACACGAAACCCTGGTTCTGTGGCGGCGCGTCCGCGAGCTGCATCACACCCTCAGCGCCTACGACGCGCAGTACGTCGCGCTCGCCGAGACGCTGGGGCTTCCTCTGATCACCAGCGACGCCCGGATCGCGCGTGGCGGTGTCGCCACCTGCACGATCGAGGTGTACGCCTGA
- a CDS encoding zinc-dependent alcohol dehydrogenase family protein, with amino-acid sequence MRATLLEDVGKIALREFPDPVVQRPTDAVVRVTASCICGSDLHPYRGKTPSVFPKRIGHEFVGVVEDIGDEVTTVRPGDVVVAPFLISDGTCRYCRAGLHTSCENGSVWGTDDGSGARSDACQGDRIRAPLADGTLVRVGTELPEALLPDVLALSDVMGTGHHAAVCAGVGPGSTVVVVGDGAVGLCAVLAARRLGAERVVAMSRTPSRQKLAAEFGATDIVAGRGAEGIAQVGELLGDGADAVLECVGSQESLEQAAAVAHPGGRLGCVGAPLGNLPLGPLFMKNVRLAGGVAPARAYLPELLDDVLAGRVRPGRIFDLELPLDEVAEGYRAMDERRAIKVLLRP; translated from the coding sequence GTGCGAGCGACCCTGCTGGAGGACGTCGGGAAGATCGCGCTGCGGGAGTTCCCCGACCCGGTCGTCCAGCGCCCCACCGACGCGGTGGTGCGCGTGACCGCGAGCTGCATCTGCGGCTCCGACCTGCACCCCTACCGCGGTAAGACGCCCAGCGTGTTCCCGAAGCGCATCGGGCACGAGTTCGTCGGCGTCGTCGAGGACATCGGCGACGAGGTCACGACCGTGCGGCCGGGCGACGTGGTCGTCGCCCCCTTCCTGATCAGCGACGGCACCTGCCGGTACTGCCGCGCCGGCCTGCACACCTCCTGCGAGAACGGCTCGGTCTGGGGAACCGACGACGGGTCCGGCGCCCGCTCCGACGCCTGCCAGGGCGACCGGATCCGCGCGCCGTTGGCCGACGGGACCCTGGTCCGGGTCGGCACCGAGCTGCCCGAGGCGTTGCTGCCCGACGTCCTGGCGCTGTCCGACGTCATGGGCACCGGTCATCACGCCGCGGTCTGCGCGGGGGTGGGTCCGGGTTCCACCGTCGTGGTCGTCGGCGACGGCGCGGTGGGCCTGTGCGCGGTGCTCGCGGCCCGCCGCCTCGGGGCGGAACGCGTCGTGGCGATGTCGCGGACGCCGAGCCGGCAGAAGCTGGCGGCCGAGTTCGGCGCCACCGACATCGTCGCCGGTCGGGGCGCCGAGGGCATCGCGCAGGTGGGCGAGCTGCTCGGCGACGGGGCCGACGCCGTCCTGGAGTGCGTCGGCTCGCAGGAGTCCCTGGAGCAGGCCGCCGCGGTCGCCCACCCCGGTGGACGGCTGGGTTGCGTCGGCGCCCCCCTGGGCAACCTGCCCCTGGGCCCGTTGTTCATGAAGAACGTGCGGCTGGCGGGCGGGGTGGCGCCGGCGCGCGCCTACCTGCCCGAGCTGCTCGACGACGTGCTTGCCGGCCGGGTGCGACCCGGGCGCATCTTCGATCTGGAACTGCCGTTGGACGAGGTCGCCGAGGGCTATCGGGCGATGGACGAGCGCCGGGCGATCAAGGTGCTGCTGCGTCCCTGA
- the mctP gene encoding monocarboxylate uptake permease MctP, producing the protein MTAVGAGLAPTAGAPLAAESPHTPFHGVEFAVFTTLFAAVAILGFGAVRWRRTGPGPLASLDEWGLGGRGFGSFVAWFLIGGDIFTAYTFVAVPGAMYAAGAVSGWFAVAYTTIVWPIVFVLMPRLWTVAHRHGYVTPADLVRGRYGSRALALAVAVTGIVATMPYIALQLVGMQAVLEVMGVGTNSANPVVRDLPIIVAFAVLAACTYTAGLRAPALIAFAKDLLIYAVVLVAVAVLPHRLGGFGAIFDAAEHKFDAANAAAAGAGAGHPATAVFIPGPKEFLAYGTLALGSAMALFLYPHAITGVLATRSREVIRRNTAVLPLYSLLLAFLALLGYVAIAAGVHTTNPRLAVPLLFEREFPAWFTGVAFAAVAIGALVPAAIMSIAAANLFTRTIYVGHLRPGATAAEQTAVSKVASLLVKAGALLFVLGLDTQNSINLQLLGGVWILQTFPAVVLALWRPRLHRRALLAGWLVGMCYGTAQAYGQHSAAARHFGGSLATVPGLGHAGYIAVTAFALNLAVALLGTLVLRAAGIPNGPDETALDSDSCSDEPDTSERDANEPDAHTSDETVPGQARQAVEPDGSAPSQR; encoded by the coding sequence GTGACGGCGGTCGGCGCCGGCCTGGCGCCGACCGCCGGTGCTCCGCTCGCCGCCGAGTCGCCGCACACCCCCTTCCACGGGGTGGAGTTCGCGGTGTTCACCACCCTGTTCGCCGCGGTGGCGATCCTCGGATTCGGCGCTGTCCGCTGGCGGCGCACCGGGCCGGGACCGTTGGCGAGCCTCGACGAGTGGGGGCTCGGCGGGCGCGGATTCGGCTCGTTCGTCGCCTGGTTCCTCATCGGCGGCGACATCTTCACCGCGTACACGTTCGTCGCCGTGCCCGGCGCGATGTACGCGGCGGGGGCCGTGTCCGGCTGGTTCGCCGTCGCCTACACCACCATCGTCTGGCCGATCGTCTTCGTCCTGATGCCCCGGCTGTGGACCGTGGCGCACCGGCACGGCTACGTCACCCCGGCCGATCTCGTCCGCGGCCGGTACGGTTCGCGTGCCCTGGCCCTCGCGGTCGCCGTCACGGGCATCGTCGCGACCATGCCCTACATCGCCCTGCAGCTCGTCGGCATGCAGGCGGTGCTGGAGGTGATGGGCGTCGGGACGAACAGCGCCAACCCGGTCGTCCGCGACCTGCCGATCATCGTGGCGTTCGCTGTCCTCGCCGCCTGCACCTACACCGCCGGTCTGCGGGCGCCGGCGCTCATCGCGTTCGCCAAGGACCTGCTCATCTACGCCGTCGTGCTGGTCGCCGTCGCCGTCCTCCCGCACCGGCTCGGCGGCTTCGGCGCGATCTTCGACGCGGCCGAGCACAAGTTCGACGCGGCGAACGCCGCCGCGGCCGGGGCGGGGGCGGGCCACCCGGCGACGGCCGTGTTCATCCCCGGGCCGAAGGAGTTCCTCGCCTACGGCACCCTCGCCCTCGGCTCGGCGATGGCGCTGTTCCTGTATCCGCACGCGATCACCGGCGTGCTGGCGACCCGCAGCCGGGAGGTCATCCGCCGCAACACCGCCGTCCTGCCGCTGTACTCCCTGCTGCTGGCCTTCCTCGCGCTGCTCGGCTACGTGGCGATCGCCGCCGGGGTGCACACCACGAACCCGCGCCTGGCGGTGCCGCTGCTGTTCGAGCGGGAGTTCCCGGCGTGGTTCACCGGCGTCGCGTTCGCCGCGGTCGCGATCGGCGCGCTGGTTCCCGCCGCGATCATGTCGATCGCGGCGGCGAACCTGTTCACCCGCACGATCTACGTCGGGCACCTGCGGCCGGGCGCGACGGCGGCCGAGCAGACCGCCGTGTCCAAGGTCGCGTCGCTGCTGGTGAAGGCCGGGGCGCTGCTGTTCGTCCTCGGCCTGGACACCCAGAACTCGATCAATCTGCAGCTGCTCGGCGGGGTGTGGATCCTGCAGACGTTCCCGGCGGTCGTCCTCGCCCTGTGGCGGCCCCGGCTGCACCGGCGGGCGCTGCTCGCCGGCTGGCTGGTGGGCATGTGCTACGGCACCGCGCAGGCGTACGGGCAGCACAGCGCGGCCGCCCGCCATTTCGGCGGGTCGCTGGCGACCGTGCCGGGGCTCGGCCATGCCGGCTACATCGCCGTGACGGCGTTCGCGCTCAACCTGGCCGTCGCCCTGCTCGGCACCCTGGTGCTGCGCGCCGCCGGCATCCCGAACGGACCCGACGAGACCGCCCTCGACTCCGACTCCTGCTCCGACGAACCCGATACCAGTGAACGCGACGCGAACGAACCTGATGCGCACACATCTGACGAGACCGTGCCCGGGCAGGCCCGTCAGGCGGTGGAGCCTGACGGCTCGGCGCCGTCACAGCGATGA
- a CDS encoding FitA-like ribbon-helix-helix domain-containing protein, which produces MTAITIRDVSDSTLAALKVKAAQSGRSLQAYLLDLVTREARTPSLADMMARLDRETQSDVDTSDILAAIDEGRERR; this is translated from the coding sequence ATGACCGCGATCACCATTCGTGACGTGTCAGATTCGACTCTCGCGGCGTTGAAGGTCAAGGCCGCCCAGAGCGGGCGGAGCCTGCAGGCCTACCTGCTCGACCTGGTCACCCGTGAGGCACGGACGCCGAGCCTGGCGGACATGATGGCCCGCCTTGACCGCGAGACGCAGTCCGACGTCGATACCTCGGACATCCTCGCCGCGATCGACGAGGGCAGGGAGCGCCGTTGA
- a CDS encoding NAD(P)H-binding protein, protein MTILVTGGRGSVARALIDELLAVDAPVRVVSRDPAQADVPAGVQVAAADLARPESIPAVLDGVRAVFLYAEPAGIDGFLDAAAAAKVERIVLLSSQSAQEPDRSNPIAHRHVVVEEAIAASGLAWTFVRPGAFATNALAWAPSIRAQGVVRGAYPESHSAPIHERDMAEVAARALLEPGHEGQRYALTGPESLPARGQVEVIGEVIGRPLRFEAVPLDEAREQLLAQMGPSAWPGIADTLLRYQADSDGRPVAVSDTVAAVTGRPARTFATWVADHASAFRPER, encoded by the coding sequence ATGACGATTCTGGTGACGGGTGGGCGCGGTTCGGTGGCCCGCGCGCTGATCGACGAACTGCTGGCCGTGGACGCGCCGGTGCGCGTGGTGAGCCGGGATCCGGCCCAGGCGGACGTGCCGGCGGGCGTGCAGGTCGCGGCGGCAGACCTGGCTCGGCCGGAGTCGATCCCGGCGGTGCTCGACGGCGTCCGCGCAGTGTTCCTCTACGCGGAGCCGGCGGGCATCGACGGTTTTCTCGACGCCGCCGCGGCCGCGAAGGTCGAACGGATCGTGCTGCTGTCCTCGCAGTCGGCGCAGGAGCCCGATCGCTCGAACCCGATCGCCCACCGCCACGTGGTGGTGGAGGAGGCGATCGCGGCGTCCGGGCTGGCGTGGACCTTCGTCCGGCCCGGGGCGTTCGCCACGAACGCGCTGGCCTGGGCGCCGTCGATCCGGGCCCAGGGCGTGGTGCGCGGTGCGTATCCCGAGTCCCACTCCGCGCCGATCCACGAGCGGGACATGGCCGAGGTGGCCGCCCGCGCGCTGCTCGAACCCGGCCACGAGGGACAGCGCTACGCCCTCACCGGCCCGGAGTCGTTGCCGGCACGAGGGCAGGTCGAGGTGATCGGCGAGGTGATCGGCCGTCCCCTGCGCTTCGAGGCCGTCCCGCTCGACGAGGCCCGGGAGCAGCTGCTGGCGCAGATGGGCCCGTCGGCCTGGCCCGGGATTGCCGACACGCTGCTGCGGTACCAGGCGGACAGCGACGGCAGGCCGGTAGCGGTCTCGGACACCGTCGCCGCCGTCACGGGTCGGCCGGCGCGCACCTTTGCCACCTGGGTCGCGGATCACGCGTCGGCCTTCCGTCCCGAGCGGTAG
- a CDS encoding M20 metallopeptidase family protein — protein sequence MSVLDDARSLSDDLVHLRRRLHREPEIGLDLPRTQDKVLAALDGLPLEVTTGRGASSVTAVLRGTGEGAGPGPAPAVLLRGDMDALPVQESTGFDHASTVEGVMHACGHDLHTAMLVGAAHLLSARRDRLPGDVVFMFQPGEEGWEGAQQMIDEGVLDASGRRVSAAYGLHVFSAALPRGQFGGRTGAITSASAMLRVTVRGEGGHGSMPHRAHDPVVATAEMVLALQTMVTRRFDVFDPVVLTVGVLRAGTRRTVIPDEAYFEATVRTFSPATGELVEQAARRLLRGIADAHGVTADVEYVPERPATVNHPAETALAARAVAETFGERRYTALAHPLACSEDFSRVLAQVPGSFVALGATAAGADPNTAPFNHSPRARFDETVLPDGAALYAELATRALAAAGDPDLTATTTRT from the coding sequence ATGTCCGTGCTCGACGACGCGCGATCCCTGTCGGACGACCTCGTGCACCTGCGGCGTCGCCTGCACCGCGAGCCGGAGATCGGCCTGGATCTGCCGCGGACGCAGGACAAGGTCCTCGCCGCCCTCGACGGGCTCCCGCTGGAGGTCACCACCGGCCGCGGCGCGAGCTCGGTGACCGCGGTCCTGCGCGGCACCGGCGAGGGCGCGGGTCCGGGGCCGGCGCCGGCGGTGCTGCTGCGCGGGGACATGGACGCGCTGCCGGTGCAGGAGAGCACCGGGTTCGACCACGCCTCGACCGTCGAGGGCGTGATGCACGCCTGCGGCCACGACCTGCACACCGCCATGCTGGTCGGCGCGGCGCACCTGCTCAGCGCGCGCCGCGACCGGCTGCCCGGCGACGTCGTGTTCATGTTCCAGCCCGGCGAGGAGGGCTGGGAGGGTGCCCAGCAGATGATCGACGAGGGGGTGCTCGACGCCTCCGGACGGCGGGTGTCGGCGGCCTACGGGCTGCACGTGTTCTCCGCGGCACTCCCCCGCGGGCAGTTCGGCGGCCGGACGGGCGCGATCACCTCGGCCTCGGCGATGCTGCGCGTCACCGTGCGCGGCGAGGGCGGCCACGGCTCCATGCCGCACCGCGCGCACGACCCGGTCGTCGCCACCGCCGAGATGGTCCTCGCCCTGCAGACGATGGTGACGCGCCGGTTCGACGTGTTCGACCCGGTGGTGCTGACCGTCGGCGTCCTGCGGGCCGGTACCCGACGCACCGTGATCCCCGACGAGGCGTACTTCGAGGCGACCGTGCGCACCTTCTCCCCGGCCACCGGCGAGCTGGTCGAGCAGGCCGCCCGCCGGCTGCTGCGGGGCATCGCCGACGCACACGGTGTCACCGCGGACGTCGAGTACGTGCCCGAACGCCCGGCGACCGTGAACCATCCGGCCGAGACGGCGCTCGCCGCCCGCGCCGTCGCCGAGACGTTCGGCGAACGCCGCTACACCGCCCTCGCGCACCCGCTGGCCTGCTCGGAGGACTTCTCCCGGGTGCTGGCGCAGGTGCCCGGCAGCTTCGTCGCCCTCGGCGCGACCGCCGCGGGCGCCGACCCGAACACCGCGCCGTTCAACCACAGCCCCCGCGCCCGCTTCGACGAGACCGTCCTGCCCGACGGCGCCGCGCTCTACGCCGAGCTCGCCACCCGCGCCCTCGCCGCCGCCGGCGACCCGGACCTGACGGCGACGACGACCCGGACCTGA
- a CDS encoding cupin domain-containing protein yields MVRPASVIVANGAVAPAEAEAALRGQGLDPQRWSAGPGTWFAAHAHPEHKVLVCTAGEITFFVGDERWPMAPGDRLDLPAGTRHEASAGPAGVTCVEAYRPE; encoded by the coding sequence ATGGTGCGGCCGGCTTCCGTAATCGTGGCGAACGGTGCGGTGGCGCCCGCGGAGGCGGAGGCGGCGCTGCGCGGGCAGGGCCTCGACCCGCAGCGCTGGTCGGCCGGCCCCGGCACCTGGTTCGCCGCCCATGCACACCCGGAGCACAAGGTGCTCGTCTGCACAGCCGGGGAGATCACGTTCTTCGTGGGCGACGAGCGGTGGCCGATGGCCCCGGGCGACCGGCTCGACCTGCCCGCCGGGACGCGCCACGAGGCGTCGGCCGGGCCGGCCGGCGTGACCTGCGTCGAAGCGTACCGACCCGAATAG
- a CDS encoding pyridoxamine 5'-phosphate oxidase family protein has translation MADVVADPAPGAGPVEEALAAARALLRSNAYGFLATLGSHGVAPHVRLVQHLAVTDDLVVWIGTSPRSRKVADIAANPDIQVIYAVEDRAAFAYLSVAATVSVVDDERERAAKWEDGLAAFFPAGPLGDDFVLLRLDPLRLELMDFTRRLHPDPFGLLPVVVERHAGVWTPTPPDRAP, from the coding sequence ATGGCCGATGTCGTTGCCGACCCCGCGCCGGGGGCGGGGCCCGTCGAGGAGGCCCTGGCGGCGGCGCGGGCCCTGCTGCGCAGCAATGCCTACGGCTTCCTCGCCACCCTGGGCTCCCACGGGGTTGCCCCCCACGTCCGGCTCGTCCAACACCTCGCCGTGACCGACGACCTCGTCGTGTGGATCGGCACCAGCCCGCGCTCCCGCAAGGTTGCCGACATCGCCGCGAACCCCGACATCCAGGTGATCTACGCGGTCGAGGACCGGGCGGCCTTCGCCTACCTGAGTGTCGCGGCGACCGTCAGCGTGGTCGACGACGAGCGCGAGCGCGCCGCGAAATGGGAGGACGGTCTGGCCGCCTTCTTCCCCGCCGGCCCGCTCGGGGACGACTTCGTGCTGCTGCGGCTCGACCCCCTGCGGCTGGAGCTGATGGACTTCACCCGCCGCCTGCACCCGGATCCGTTTGGCCTCCTTCCCGTCGTCGTCGAGCGCCACGCCGGAGTCTGGACGCCGACGCCGCCCGACCGCGCTCCCTGA